A region from the Hippopotamus amphibius kiboko isolate mHipAmp2 chromosome 15, mHipAmp2.hap2, whole genome shotgun sequence genome encodes:
- the LOC130836414 gene encoding basic proline-rich protein-like: MSKDAETNLNTQPKQPASHLYKFELLAQPRKLASRAQPAAERAAERVSSSGEVGACPRGPLPAATRARTRAPGAHPCSPRSPPTPPYRRPPALPRGLPPRRPRALSPARTGAPGQPRASPRSGPDPRRPAGLAAPHLRVATSGRSGPAAAAATPSAPGRTPTHRLLERPTPEPGPWAAPAAPAASLGAADPGCCPPRAARRPPGSWAQPAVRWPLALDQRGRGAPSRPHGDAKDGQGAGRGCGSPCRAVPFPLPPETSHTRGVPAHQDSPPWLASHPCEWGPLQTSDANPPARPQHGCGWTLHLNCPPRLPHLENPWHPKISFPQG; encoded by the exons ATGTCAAAGGATGCAGAGACCAACCTGAACACCCAGCCCAAACAGCCAGCATCTCATCTCTACAAATTTGAG CTACTCGCGCAGCCGAGGAAGCTTGCTTCTCGAGCCCAGCCGGCGGCGGAGCGCGCGGCAGAGCGGGTCTCCAGCAGCGGCGAGGTGGGGGCGTGCCCTCGCGGTCCCCTCCCGGCCGCCACCCGCGCACGCACCCGCGCCCCTGGGGCGCATCCCTGCTCGCCtcgcagcccccccaccccaccctaccgCCGTCCACCAGCCCTGCCGCGGGGACTCCCGCCCCGCCGGCCACGCGCGCTGTCACCCGCGCGCACCGGGGCCCCGGGGCAGCCCCGCGCGTCCCCGCGCAGCGGCCCGGACCCCCGCCGTCCCGCCGGGCTCGCAGCCCCGCACCTCCGCGTCGCCACCTCCGGGCGCTCGGGTCCGGCGGCCGCCGCAGCCACTCCCAGCGCCCCCGGCCGCACCCCCACTCACCGGCTCCTGGAGCGCCCGACCCCGGAGCCCGGCCCCTGGGCAGCGCCCGCCGCGCCCGCTGCGAGCCTGGGCGCCGCCGACCCGGGCTGCTGCCCGCCGCGCGCCGCCCGTCGCCCGCCAGGCTCCTGGGCGCAGCCCGCCGTGCGCTGGCCGCTGGCCCTGGACCAGCGCGGCCGCGGCGCCCCCTCGCGGCCGCACGGGGACGCGAAGGACGGGCAGGGCGCGGGGAGGGGCTGCGGGAGCCCCTGTCGCGCGGTCCCCTTCCCACTCCCTCCAGAGACCTCCCATACCCGAGGCGTCCCTGCTCATCAGGACTCTCCTCCGTGGCTCGCCTCCCACCCCTGTGAGTGGGGCCCCCTACAAACATCAGATGCCAacccccctgcccgcccccagcATGGCTGCGGCTGGACTTTGCACCTGAACTGCCCTCCTCGACTCCCTCACCTGGAAAACCCCTGGCATCCTAAAATCTCTTTTCCTCAAGGCTAG